One Cynocephalus volans isolate mCynVol1 chromosome 5, mCynVol1.pri, whole genome shotgun sequence DNA window includes the following coding sequences:
- the LOC134378819 gene encoding transmembrane protein 14C-like yields the protein MQKDTGPLMTLRWFGFGYVALVASGGIIGYAKAATSGILAGIMGIRFYHSGKFILGGLIAGACFLMVAKAGISMLNRHPISSNHVPA from the exons ATGCAGAAGGACACTGGCCCACTAATGACTTTACGTTGGTTTGGCTTTGGCTATGTAGCATTGGTTGCTTCTGGTGGGATAATTGGCTATGCAAAAGCAG CTACATCTGGGATCTTGGCTGGCATTATGGGAATAAGATTCTATCACTCTGGAAAATTTATACTTGGAGGTTTAATTGCAGGTGCCTGTTTCCTGATGGTCGCCAAAGCTGGAATTAGTATGTTGAATAGACACCCCATCAGTAGTAATCATGTCCCAGCTTAG